In Primulina tabacum isolate GXHZ01 unplaced genomic scaffold, ASM2559414v2 Contig104, whole genome shotgun sequence, a genomic segment contains:
- the LOC142534058 gene encoding ran-binding protein M homolog isoform X1: MSETTSQNQMPLPNAFTGSYFLQVWRNTSQTLTPESKHEFDEDGEESPTTLDTVNSSGGFSLVGPDKFSVSYASVNLHGHDVGVVQANRAAPMKRLVYYFEILVKNAGAKGQIAIGFTPPAFKLRRQPGWEANSYGYHGDDGLIYRGRGKGETFGPTFSTGDTVGGGINYAKQQFFFTKNGAIVGTVYKDIKGPVFPTVAVHSQSEEITVNFGKDPFVFDLKAYEADHKSRQQIDIDKISVPQDAGYGFRIVRSYLQHYGYEETLKLFDMASKSTVPPISLVSEIGCGEEDSVYALNQRRTLRQLIRCGRVDDAFAKIQEWYPQIIQDDASIICFLLHCQKFVELVRGGKLEEAILYGRREFHKFKISSDFDDLVKDCAALLAYEQPHKSSVGYLLRDSQRELVADAVNAMILSTNPNTKNSRLNMLSSLEMLIRQLTACFLEKRSLNGDQGEGFHLHRILESGKK, from the exons ATGTCTGAAACTACTTCACAAAATCAAATGCCATTGCCTAACGCTTTTACTGGATCCTACTTCCTCCAGGTTTGGCGCAACACTTCCCAAACCCTAACCCCTGAAAGTAAACACGAATTTGACGAGGATGGTGAGGAGTCTCCCACTACGCTAGATACCGTAAATAGCTCTGGTGGGTTTTCATTGGTAGGGCCCGACAAGTTTTCGGTATCGTATGCAAGCGTTAATTTACATGGGCACGACGTCGGAGTCGTGCAGGCGAATCGGGCCGCACCAATGAAGCGGCTGGTTTATTATTTTGAGATCTTAGTGAAGAATGCGGGTGCTAAGGGGCAAATTGCCATCGGATTTACCCCTCCTGCTTTCAAACTCCGTCGCCAGCCTGG ATGGGAAGCAAATAGTTATGGATATCATGGGGATGATGGGTTAATTTATCGTGGACGCGGAAAGGGAGAGACATTTGGCCCAACTTTCTCAACTGGTGATACAGTGGGAGGTGGTATAAACTATGctaaacaacaattttttttcac GAAAAATGGAGCTATAGTAGGAACTGTTTATAAAGATATCAAGGGTCCGGTGTTTCCCACGGTTGCTGTTCACAGCCAGAGTGAAGA GATAACTGTTAACTTTGGAAAGGATCCATTTGTTTTCGATCTTAAAG CATATGAAGCAGACCATAAATCAAGGCAGCAGATAGATATTGACAAAATCTCAGTGCCGCAGGATGCTGGTTATG GTTTCAGAATAGTTCGGTCCTATTTACAACACTATGGGTATGAAGAAACACTTAAGCTATTCGACATGGCTAGTAAAAGTACGGTTCCTCCAATTTCTTTAGTATCAGAAATTGGCTGTGGTGAAGAAGATTCTGTGTATGCTCTGAATCAAAGGAGGACTCTTCGTCAG CTAATAAGGTGTGGCCGGGTTGATGATGCATTTGCAAAAATTCAGGAGTGGTATCCTCAAATTATTCAG GATGATGCATCGATTATTTGCTTTTTGCTGCATTGTCAAAAATTTGTTGAGCTAGTTCGG GGTGGAAAGCTAGAGGAAGCTATTCTTTATGGCAGAAGGGAGTTTCATAAGTTCAAGATTTCATCAGATTTTGATGACTTAGTTAAG GATTGTGCAGCATTGCTAGCTTATGAACAACCACACAAATCCTCTGTTGGATATCTTCTTCGTGATTCTCAACGGGAGCTGGTGGCTGATGCAGTCAACGCCATGATTTTGTCAACTAATCCAAACACGAAAAACTCTAGACTTAACATGCTTTCATCTCTTGAGATGCTAATAAGACAGCTTACAGCTTGCTTCTTAGAGAAAAGGTCCTTGAATGGAGATCAAGGCGAGGGTTTCCATCTGCACAGAATTCTTGAGAGTGGTAAGAAGTGA
- the LOC142534058 gene encoding ran-binding protein M homolog isoform X2 — protein sequence MSETTSQNQMPLPNAFTGSYFLQVWRNTSQTLTPESKHEFDEDGEESPTTLDTVNSSGGFSLVGPDKFSVSYASVNLHGHDVGVVQANRAAPMKRLVYYFEILVKNAGAKGQIAIGFTPPAFKLRRQPGWEANSYGYHGDDGLIYRGRGKGETFGPTFSTGDTVGGGINYAKQQFFFTKNGAIVGTVYKDIKGPVFPTVAVHSQSEEITVNFGKDPFVFDLKAYEADHKSRQQIDIDKISVPQDAGYGIVRSYLQHYGYEETLKLFDMASKSTVPPISLVSEIGCGEEDSVYALNQRRTLRQLIRCGRVDDAFAKIQEWYPQIIQDDASIICFLLHCQKFVELVRGGKLEEAILYGRREFHKFKISSDFDDLVKDCAALLAYEQPHKSSVGYLLRDSQRELVADAVNAMILSTNPNTKNSRLNMLSSLEMLIRQLTACFLEKRSLNGDQGEGFHLHRILESGKK from the exons ATGTCTGAAACTACTTCACAAAATCAAATGCCATTGCCTAACGCTTTTACTGGATCCTACTTCCTCCAGGTTTGGCGCAACACTTCCCAAACCCTAACCCCTGAAAGTAAACACGAATTTGACGAGGATGGTGAGGAGTCTCCCACTACGCTAGATACCGTAAATAGCTCTGGTGGGTTTTCATTGGTAGGGCCCGACAAGTTTTCGGTATCGTATGCAAGCGTTAATTTACATGGGCACGACGTCGGAGTCGTGCAGGCGAATCGGGCCGCACCAATGAAGCGGCTGGTTTATTATTTTGAGATCTTAGTGAAGAATGCGGGTGCTAAGGGGCAAATTGCCATCGGATTTACCCCTCCTGCTTTCAAACTCCGTCGCCAGCCTGG ATGGGAAGCAAATAGTTATGGATATCATGGGGATGATGGGTTAATTTATCGTGGACGCGGAAAGGGAGAGACATTTGGCCCAACTTTCTCAACTGGTGATACAGTGGGAGGTGGTATAAACTATGctaaacaacaattttttttcac GAAAAATGGAGCTATAGTAGGAACTGTTTATAAAGATATCAAGGGTCCGGTGTTTCCCACGGTTGCTGTTCACAGCCAGAGTGAAGA GATAACTGTTAACTTTGGAAAGGATCCATTTGTTTTCGATCTTAAAG CATATGAAGCAGACCATAAATCAAGGCAGCAGATAGATATTGACAAAATCTCAGTGCCGCAGGATGCTGGTTATGG AATAGTTCGGTCCTATTTACAACACTATGGGTATGAAGAAACACTTAAGCTATTCGACATGGCTAGTAAAAGTACGGTTCCTCCAATTTCTTTAGTATCAGAAATTGGCTGTGGTGAAGAAGATTCTGTGTATGCTCTGAATCAAAGGAGGACTCTTCGTCAG CTAATAAGGTGTGGCCGGGTTGATGATGCATTTGCAAAAATTCAGGAGTGGTATCCTCAAATTATTCAG GATGATGCATCGATTATTTGCTTTTTGCTGCATTGTCAAAAATTTGTTGAGCTAGTTCGG GGTGGAAAGCTAGAGGAAGCTATTCTTTATGGCAGAAGGGAGTTTCATAAGTTCAAGATTTCATCAGATTTTGATGACTTAGTTAAG GATTGTGCAGCATTGCTAGCTTATGAACAACCACACAAATCCTCTGTTGGATATCTTCTTCGTGATTCTCAACGGGAGCTGGTGGCTGATGCAGTCAACGCCATGATTTTGTCAACTAATCCAAACACGAAAAACTCTAGACTTAACATGCTTTCATCTCTTGAGATGCTAATAAGACAGCTTACAGCTTGCTTCTTAGAGAAAAGGTCCTTGAATGGAGATCAAGGCGAGGGTTTCCATCTGCACAGAATTCTTGAGAGTGGTAAGAAGTGA
- the LOC142534045 gene encoding uncharacterized protein LOC142534045 has protein sequence MQKLLSRTPCAPGPPILSVNTLPFHASCFFSSGFFSGASNLVPKMSSSASALRHPHQHTHFQRSPFSTSTTQSLRVMRISASGLWADNCWSFLYGCNLVPSRAWVVLEKNAYGCTVGCRLRAGFTTLAENSGNGGELSPDGGNDVENVKVAAEERRVLRRRGGISGGDGVVLLSSPDLLKIPGVGPRNLRKLVDKGFEGVAELKQLYKEKFFGKSSQKMVEFLQSSVGIIHKHHAESITTFIKESVDEELKENDLKLVQKKRITFCVEGNISVGKTTFLQRIANETLELRDLVEIVPEPIDKWQNVGPDHFNILDAFYAEPERYAYTFQNYVFVTRVMQERESSGGIKPLRLMERSVFSDRMVFVRAVHEAKWMNEMEISIYDSWFDPVVSSLPGLIPDGFIYLRASPDTCHKRMMLRKREEEGGVSLKYLQDLHEKHESWLFPFQSGNHGVLSVSKVTNCIDWSLHPKIRDRVFYLDGDHLHSSIQKVPALVLDCEPDIDFSRDTEAKEEYARQVAEFFEFVKVNKEISASNTGEDATKSNHPQVLLPHNGNLWMPGTQPFPSSALKSLDFRRSPTTPFSPQ, from the exons ATGCAGAAGTTGCTGAGCAGAACTCCCTGTGCCCCTGGCCCCCCTATTTTATCCGTTAACACTCTGCCCTTTCATGCTTCTTGCTTTTTCTCTTCTGGGTTTTTCAGCGGTGCCTCCAATTTGGTCCCAAAAATGTCGTCCTCCGCTTCCGCTCTCCGTCACCCTCATCAACACACCCATTTTCAGAGAAGCCCCTTTTCCACCTCGACAACTCAGAGCCTCAGGGTTATGAGAATTTCCGCCTCCGGTTTATGGGCTGACAACTGCTGGAGCTTTCTTTATGGTTGCAATTTGGTGCCTTCGAGGGCTTGGGTTGTTTTGGAGAAGAACGCTTATGGTTGTACTGTTGGGTGCAGACTGAGGGCGGGGTTTACTACGCTTGCCGAAAATTCGGGTAATGGAGGTGAGTTATCCCCGGATGGCGGGAATGATGTAGAAAATGTGAAAGTGGCGGCTGAGGAGAGACGGGTGCTGCGGAGGCGAGGCGGGATTAGTGGTGGTGATGGAGTGGTGTTGTTGTCGAGCCCTGATTTGTTGAAGATTCCAGGAGTAGGACCAAGAAATTTGAGGAAGCTGGTCGATAAAGGTTTTGAAGGTGTTGCTGAGCTCAAACAGCTTTACAAAGAGAAG TTCTTTGGAAAATCCAGTCAGAAAATGGTGGAGTTCTTACAGAGTTCTGTTGGAATCATACACAAACACCATGCTGAGAGTATAACTACGTTTATCAAGGAGAGTGTGGACGAAGAGCTGAAGGAGAATGATTTGAAGCTGGTCCAAAAGAAGCGCATCACTTTTTGCGTGGAAGGAAATATCAGTGTTGGAAAGACCACGTTTttgcaaagaatagccaatGAAACACTAGAGCTAAGAGATCTTGTGGAGATTGTTCCCGAACCCATTGACAAGTGGCAAAATGTTGGTCCGGACCACTTCAATATTTTAGATGCATTTTATGCTGAGCCAGAGAGATATGCCTATACCTTCCAAAACTATGTGTTTGTGACAAGAGTTATGCAGGAAAGAGAGTCATCTGGTGGTATCAAACCACTCAGACTGATGGAGAGAAGTGTCTTCAGTGATAGAATG GTCTTTGTGAGAGCCGTGCACGAGGCAAAGTGGATGAATGAGATGGAGATCAGCATTTACGACTCGTGGTTCGATCCCGTTGTTTCAAGTTTGCCTGGTCTTATCCCTGATGGTTTTATTTATCTGCGTGCAAGCCCTGATACTTGCCACAAGCGTATGATGCTGCGAAAGAGAGAAGAGGAAGGTGGAGTGTCTCTAAAATATTTACAAGACTTGCATGAAAAGCATGAAAGCTGGCTTTTCCCCTTCCAAAGTGGAAATCACGGAGTGCTGTCTGTGAGTAAGGTAACCAACTGCATAGACTGGAGCTTACATCCCAAGATAAGGGATCGCGTGTTTTATTTGGATGGCGATCATTTGCACTCAAGCATCCAAAAG GTTCCTGCCTTGGTTCTTGACTGCGAGCCAGACATTGATTTTAGCAGAGACACAGAAGCAAAGGAGGA GTATGCCCGCCAAGTTGCAGAATTTTTCGAATTTGTGAAGGTAAACAAAGAAATTTCTGCTTCAAATACTGGTGAAGATGCCACAAAGAGCAATCATCCTCAAGTGTTGCTGCCACACAATGGAAATTTGTGGATGCCTGGCACACAGCCTTTCCCAAGTTCAGCCCTCAAGTCTTTGGATTTTAGACGATCCCCCACCACCCCGTTTTCTCCTCAGTGA